CGGTGCACCTTCGACGACCCGACCTTGTTCAGCCACCGCCGGGGAGCGCCGACCGGCCGGCTGGCGTCGCTGGTGTGGATGGAGCCGCTGGCGTGATGACAGGCAACGAGACCGATCGACCGACCGCGGACCGGGAACGCGAGTTGGCCGGGGCGCTGGCCGCCCTGCGCGCCCGCATCGACGCGGCGGCGGCCGCCGCGGGCCGAGATCCCGCAGAAATACAATTGCTCCCGGTCACCAAATTCTTTCCGGCTACCGATGTATTGATTCTGTACCGATTGGGCTGCCGTGCATTCGGCGAATCACGCGAACAGGAAGCGTCGCGAAAAATAGCCGAAGTACACAATTCGGTCGATTCCGCACAAATTCGTTGGCACATGGTCGGCCGAATTCAGCGGAATAAGGCGCGCGCGATCACGCGGTGGGCGTATGCCGCGCATTCCGTCGACAACATGCGGTTGGTCACCGCGCTGGACCGGGCGGCGACCGAAGCGCTCGCCGACGGCACGCGCGCCGAGCCGCTGCGGGTGTTCATCCAGGTGAGCCTCGACGGCGATGAGAACCGCGGCGGCGCCGACATCGCCCGTCCGGAGCTGATCGACGAACTGTGCCGCGCGGCCGACGCCGCCGAGGGGCTGGAGTTCGTCGGGCTGATGGCCGTCCCGCCGCTGGGTGCGGACCCCGACGCGGCGTTCGCCCGGCTCGCCGCCGAGCAAACCCGGGTGCAGCAGCTGGTGGGCCGGCCACTGCAGCTGTCGGCGGGGATGTCCGGTGATCTGGAGGCCGCTGTGCGACACGGCTCGACGTGTGTGCGTGTCGGTACCGCGCTTCTGGGGCAACGTCCTTTACCGTCACCAGAAGTAGTCACTCCAGTCACATCTTCATCACAGACAACAGAGCCACAGTCATGAGAAGGGTCGCGCGATGAGCACACTGCACAAGGTCAAGGCCTACTTCGGTATGGCGCCGTTGGATGACTATGAGGATGAGTACTACGAGGATGAGGACCGTCCTGCCCGTGGCTACTCGCGCCGCCCACGTGAGGACCGTTTCGAAGAGGCCGACTACCCGGAGCGCCCCGGTCGCCGCTACGACCGCGATCGCGACTACGGCGGGCGCGATTACGACCGAGACTACGGCAAGCGTGACTATGACGAGCGTGACTACGACGAGCCGTACCGTGGCGGCTATCGCGAGGACGACCGCTTCGAACCGCGGCCGCGTCCGCGCGAGTTCACCCCGCCGTCGCGGCTGAGCGCGCTGCGCGGCTCCACCCGCGGTGCGCTGGCGATGGATCCGCGGCGGATGGCCGAGTTGTTCGACGCGAGCAGCCCGTTGTCGAAGATCACCACGCTGCGCCCGAAGGACTACAGCGAGGCCCGCACCATCGGTGAACGCTTCCGCGACGGCACCCCGGTGATCATGGACCTGGTCAGCATGGACAACGCCGACGCCAAGCGGCTGGTGGACTTCGCCGCCGGGCTGGCATTCGCATTGCGCGGCTCCTTCGACAAGGTGGCCACCA
The window above is part of the Mycolicibacterium hassiacum DSM 44199 genome. Proteins encoded here:
- a CDS encoding YggS family pyridoxal phosphate-dependent enzyme, encoding MTGNETDRPTADRERELAGALAALRARIDAAAAAAGRDPAEIQLLPVTKFFPATDVLILYRLGCRAFGESREQEASRKIAEVHNSVDSAQIRWHMVGRIQRNKARAITRWAYAAHSVDNMRLVTALDRAATEALADGTRAEPLRVFIQVSLDGDENRGGADIARPELIDELCRAADAAEGLEFVGLMAVPPLGADPDAAFARLAAEQTRVQQLVGRPLQLSAGMSGDLEAAVRHGSTCVRVGTALLGQRPLPSPEVVTPVTSSSQTTEPQS
- a CDS encoding cell division protein SepF — protein: MSTLHKVKAYFGMAPLDDYEDEYYEDEDRPARGYSRRPREDRFEEADYPERPGRRYDRDRDYGGRDYDRDYGKRDYDERDYDEPYRGGYREDDRFEPRPRPREFTPPSRLSALRGSTRGALAMDPRRMAELFDASSPLSKITTLRPKDYSEARTIGERFRDGTPVIMDLVSMDNADAKRLVDFAAGLAFALRGSFDKVATKVFLLSPADVDVTAEERRRIAEAGFYN